A single genomic interval of Arthrobacter sp. NicSoilB8 harbors:
- the narJ gene encoding nitrate reductase molybdenum cofactor assembly chaperone, whose protein sequence is MTRRQQVIYLAAAWCLSYPDEDLIGRVPLMRAALGEFPGAVEDFREVLEALESTPPMESQAQYVREFDLGKRHALHLSYWTDGDTRRRGEVLGNFKKTYRQSDILVDTHGELPDYLPMVLEYAAVVDLAAGRGLLTRFRASLEMLRFGLLRDELPHARILQAVCATLPGKSPADEQAVMRMAGYGPPTEAVGLDPYDPRLLPVKGA, encoded by the coding sequence GGCCTGGTGCCTGTCCTACCCCGACGAGGACCTGATCGGCCGGGTGCCGCTCATGCGCGCCGCCCTCGGCGAGTTCCCCGGCGCCGTCGAGGACTTCCGGGAGGTGCTCGAGGCGCTGGAATCCACGCCGCCGATGGAGAGCCAGGCCCAGTACGTGCGCGAGTTCGACCTCGGCAAGCGCCACGCCCTGCACCTGTCCTACTGGACGGACGGGGACACCCGGCGCCGCGGCGAGGTCCTGGGCAACTTCAAGAAAACCTACCGGCAAAGCGACATTCTGGTGGACACGCACGGCGAACTGCCGGACTACCTTCCGATGGTCCTCGAATACGCCGCCGTGGTGGACCTCGCGGCCGGCCGCGGGCTCCTGACGCGCTTCCGGGCGAGCCTGGAAATGCTGCGCTTCGGGCTGCTCCGGGACGAGCTGCCGCACGCCCGGATCCTGCAGGCCGTCTGCGCCACGCTGCCCGGGAAATCCCCGGCGGATGAGCAGGCCGTCATGCGGATGGCCGGCTACGGCCCACCCACTGAGGCCGTAGGCCTGGACCCCTACGATCCGCGCCTGCTGCCCGTGAAGGGGGCCTGA